A stretch of Lathyrus oleraceus cultivar Zhongwan6 chromosome 6, CAAS_Psat_ZW6_1.0, whole genome shotgun sequence DNA encodes these proteins:
- the LOC127092363 gene encoding serine carboxypeptidase-like 42 isoform X2, with the protein MRECWLVGALVVVIYGSLLETKGYPIEDLVVKLPGQSKVEFNQYSGYVDIDVKHGRSLFYYFVEAEHEPNKKPLTLWLNGGPGCSSIGGGAFTELGPFYPTGDGRGLRKNSMSWNRASNLLFLESPAGVGWSYSNTTSDYNIGDVSTANDSLLFLLKWYEKFPTYKSRELYLTGESYAGHYIPQLANAILDYNARSTGYKFKLKGVAIGNPLLNLDRDMQATYDYFWSHGMISDEVGLAITNDCDFDDYTFASPHNVSESCNNALNDANKIVGDYINSYDVLLDVCYPAIVEQELRLKKMATKISLGVDVCMSYERRFYFNLPEVQKALHANRTNLPYPWSMCSRVLNYSDTDPNTDMLPTLKRIVQNHIPVWVFSGDQDSVVPLLGSRTLIRELAHDLKFKITVPYGAWFHKGQVGGWATEYGNLLTFATVRGAAHMVPYAQPSRALHLFSSFVNGRRLPNTTRPSID; encoded by the exons ATGAGAGAGTGTTGGTTGGTTGGTGCATTGGTAGTGGTGATCTATGGAAGTTTATTGGAAACAAAAGGGTACCCTATTGAGGATCTTGTTGTGAAGCTTCCAGGACAATCTAAAGTTGAATTCAATCAATATTCTGGTTATGTTGATATTGATGTAAAACATGGCAGAAGCCTCTTTTACTATTTTGTTGAAGCTGAGCATGAACCTAACAAGAAACCTCTCACTCTTTGGCTCAATGGAg GTCCGGGATGTTCTTCAATTGGAGGAGGTGCTTTTACTGAATTGGGTCCGTTTTATCCTACCGGCGATGGACGAGGTTTGCGAAAGAATTCAATGTCTTGGAATAGAG CTTCGAATCTTCTCTTTTTGGAGTCTCCTGCTGGAGTTGGTTGGTCATACTCAAACACAACTTCCGATTATAACATCGGTGACGTCTCCACAG CCAATGATTCGCTTTTGTTCTTGCTCAAATGGTACGAGAAGTTTCCTACCTACAAATCGCGAGAGTTGTATCTGACCGGAGAAAGCTATGCAG GACATTACATACCTCAGTTAGCGAACGCTATTCTCGATTATAATGCTCGTTCAACCGGATACAAATTCAAATTGAAAGGAGTTGCT ATTGGAAATCCATTATTGAATCTGGATCGTGATATGCAAGCAACATACGATTACTTCTGGTCACACGGAATGATTTCCGATGAAGTTGGTCTTGCCATTACAAATGATTGTGATTTTGATGATTATACATTTGCATCTCCTCATAATGTATCTGAATCATGCAACAATGCCTTAAATGATGCTAATAAAATCGTCGGCGATTATATAAACAGCTATGATGTGCTTCTCGATGTTTGTTATCCGGCCATAGTTGAACAAGAACTGAGATTGAAAAAGATG GCTACTAAAATTAGTTTAGGTGTAGATGTCTGCATGAGTTACGAACGGCGTTTCTACTTCAACCTCCCCGAGGTTCAAAAGGCTCTCCATGCTAACCGAACCAATCTTCCGTATCCATGGTCCATGTGCAGTCG CGTTTTAAATTACAGCGATACAGATCCTAACACAGATATGCTTCCAACTCTCAAACGGATTGTTCAAAACCACATTCCTGTATGGGTTTTTAG CGGAGACCAAGATTCTGTCGTGCCATTACTAGGTTCTCGAACACTGATTCGCGAACTAGCTCATGACCTGAAATTCAAGATTACAGTCCCATATGGAGCTTGGTTCCACAAAGGGCAGGTTGGAGGTTGGGCAACCGAATATGGAAATTTGCTGACTTTCGCTACGGTAAGAGGAGCAGCACACATGGTACCATATGCGCAACCTTCTAGAGCACTGCATCTATTCAGTTCCTTTGTGAATGGTAGGAGATTGCCAAACACAACTCGACCTTCAATCGATTAA
- the LOC127092365 gene encoding uncharacterized protein LOC127092365, which yields MSASTKVQRVMTQPINLIFRFLQSKARIQIWLFEQKDLRIEGRIIGFDEYMNLVLDDAEEVNVKKKSRKTLGRILLKGDNITLMMNTGK from the exons ATGTCGGCGAGTACCAAAGTTCAGAGGGTTATGACCCAACCCATT AACTTGATCTTCAGGTTTCTTCAAAGC AAAGCTCGCATTCAGATTTGGCTCTTTGAGCAAAAGGATTTGAGGATTGAAGGAAGAATCATT GGTTTTGATGAGTACATGAATTTGGTTTTGGATGATGCTGAAGAAGTAAACGTCAAGAAGAAGAGCAGAAAGACATTAG GGAGGATCCTTCTTAAAGGAGACAACATCACTTTAATGATGAACAC GGGGAAATGA
- the LOC127092363 gene encoding serine carboxypeptidase-like 42 isoform X1: MRECWLVGALVVVIYGSLLETKGYPIEDLVVKLPGQSKVEFNQYSGYVDIDVKHGRSLFYYFVEAEHEPNKKPLTLWLNGGPGCSSIGGGAFTELGPFYPTGDGRGLRKNSMSWNRASNLLFLESPAGVGWSYSNTTSDYNIGDVSTANDSLLFLLKWYEKFPTYKSRELYLTGESYAGHYIPQLANAILDYNARSTGYKFKLKGVAIGNPLLNLDRDMQATYDYFWSHGMISDEVGLAITNDCDFDDYTFASPHNVSESCNNALNDANKIVGDYINSYDVLLDVCYPAIVEQELRLKKMQATKISLGVDVCMSYERRFYFNLPEVQKALHANRTNLPYPWSMCSRVLNYSDTDPNTDMLPTLKRIVQNHIPVWVFSGDQDSVVPLLGSRTLIRELAHDLKFKITVPYGAWFHKGQVGGWATEYGNLLTFATVRGAAHMVPYAQPSRALHLFSSFVNGRRLPNTTRPSID; the protein is encoded by the exons ATGAGAGAGTGTTGGTTGGTTGGTGCATTGGTAGTGGTGATCTATGGAAGTTTATTGGAAACAAAAGGGTACCCTATTGAGGATCTTGTTGTGAAGCTTCCAGGACAATCTAAAGTTGAATTCAATCAATATTCTGGTTATGTTGATATTGATGTAAAACATGGCAGAAGCCTCTTTTACTATTTTGTTGAAGCTGAGCATGAACCTAACAAGAAACCTCTCACTCTTTGGCTCAATGGAg GTCCGGGATGTTCTTCAATTGGAGGAGGTGCTTTTACTGAATTGGGTCCGTTTTATCCTACCGGCGATGGACGAGGTTTGCGAAAGAATTCAATGTCTTGGAATAGAG CTTCGAATCTTCTCTTTTTGGAGTCTCCTGCTGGAGTTGGTTGGTCATACTCAAACACAACTTCCGATTATAACATCGGTGACGTCTCCACAG CCAATGATTCGCTTTTGTTCTTGCTCAAATGGTACGAGAAGTTTCCTACCTACAAATCGCGAGAGTTGTATCTGACCGGAGAAAGCTATGCAG GACATTACATACCTCAGTTAGCGAACGCTATTCTCGATTATAATGCTCGTTCAACCGGATACAAATTCAAATTGAAAGGAGTTGCT ATTGGAAATCCATTATTGAATCTGGATCGTGATATGCAAGCAACATACGATTACTTCTGGTCACACGGAATGATTTCCGATGAAGTTGGTCTTGCCATTACAAATGATTGTGATTTTGATGATTATACATTTGCATCTCCTCATAATGTATCTGAATCATGCAACAATGCCTTAAATGATGCTAATAAAATCGTCGGCGATTATATAAACAGCTATGATGTGCTTCTCGATGTTTGTTATCCGGCCATAGTTGAACAAGAACTGAGATTGAAAAAGATG CAGGCTACTAAAATTAGTTTAGGTGTAGATGTCTGCATGAGTTACGAACGGCGTTTCTACTTCAACCTCCCCGAGGTTCAAAAGGCTCTCCATGCTAACCGAACCAATCTTCCGTATCCATGGTCCATGTGCAGTCG CGTTTTAAATTACAGCGATACAGATCCTAACACAGATATGCTTCCAACTCTCAAACGGATTGTTCAAAACCACATTCCTGTATGGGTTTTTAG CGGAGACCAAGATTCTGTCGTGCCATTACTAGGTTCTCGAACACTGATTCGCGAACTAGCTCATGACCTGAAATTCAAGATTACAGTCCCATATGGAGCTTGGTTCCACAAAGGGCAGGTTGGAGGTTGGGCAACCGAATATGGAAATTTGCTGACTTTCGCTACGGTAAGAGGAGCAGCACACATGGTACCATATGCGCAACCTTCTAGAGCACTGCATCTATTCAGTTCCTTTGTGAATGGTAGGAGATTGCCAAACACAACTCGACCTTCAATCGATTAA
- the LOC127092364 gene encoding protein SMALL AUXIN UP-REGULATED RNA 12 translates to MAIRKSNKLPQPEVIIKQILKRCSSFGKKQGYNQEGHPEDVPKGHFVVYVGENRTRYVVPISWLPHPQFQCLLQIAEEEFGFNHDMGLTIPCDEVVFEYLTSLIT, encoded by the coding sequence ATGGCCATAAGAAAATCCAACAAGCTACCTCAACCTGAAGTTATTATCAAGCAAATTCTTAAAAGATGTTCAAGTTTCGGCAAGAAACAGGGTTACAATCAAGAGGGTCATCCTGAAGATGTACCAAAAGGTCACTTTGTTGTTTATGTTGGAGAAAACAGAACAAGATATGTTGTTCCAATTTCATGGTTGCCTCATCCACAGTTTCAGTGTTTGCTTCAAATAGCTGAGGAAGAATTCGGATTCAATCATGACATGGGACTTACAATTCCTTGTGATGAAGTTGTTTTTGAGTATCTTACTTCATTGATCACATAG
- the LOC127092362 gene encoding uncharacterized protein LOC127092362: protein MKVPSFCALLLLVVTAFTFFIFSGTTTGASWFADLVGTKYVDETTPIAVSRKLKENVKRIKGNEKGDIGDRVSLEDYNPIDPTPGGAKNVNAGPIEHGTPLMPFIPKSPPPIGQSNPGPGDYD from the exons ATGAAGGTTCCTAGCTTTTGTGCTTTGCTCTTGTTGGTTGTCACAGCTTTTACCTTTTTTATCTTCTCAGGCACCACCACAGGTGCCTCTTGGTTTGCAG ATTTGGTTGGTACAAAATATGTTGATGAAACTACACCAATTGCAGTTAGTAGGAAACTGAAG GAAAATGTCAAGAGGATTAAAGGCAACGAAAAGGGTGATATCGGCGATCGCGTAAGTCTTGAAGATTATAATCCAATTGATCCAACACCAGGTGGAGCAAAGAATGTTAATGCAGGACCAATTGAACATGGAACTCCTCTTATGCCATTCATACCAAAATCTCCGCCTCCTATTGGTCAATCTAATCCTGGTCCTGGAGATTATGATTAG